The Streptomyces sp. NL15-2K genome contains a region encoding:
- a CDS encoding Ig-like domain-containing protein, with product MRTTSQAPEKRRFMKEMAYLATFAAVSVLTLVGCGMSAASPSSPRPSAITMRTVTDASGRTEPDQPIHCGVTHAELTKVSVIRSNGSLVTGSLDMAAGTWTPSHPLSLDARYTVTATATDSSGKSVTKRLNIETVNPAATVTAQSITPATGAEVGNAQPVTVVFTKPVTDEAAVQKVLSVTDTDRVTGAWHWMTNRRVDYRPRTSWPLGDKITVEGDLEGVNTGKGLWATGDYTHSFTVDSDVHAVVDPHTQSMAVYRGSELIRTLPVSSGGSHYRTWGGYLVVLDKEAKIQMSSCSVGLSCTPGNPDYYNLPVLWDVHLTWSGTYIHDASWDNAAIGRVDNSHGCVHLGASDAKWFYNTVQPGDLVRVINPSKPVALDNGDGDWNLSWSQWSIPNATR from the coding sequence GTGAGAACCACTAGCCAGGCGCCGGAAAAGCGCAGGTTCATGAAGGAGATGGCGTACCTCGCCACCTTCGCGGCGGTCTCCGTGCTCACGCTGGTCGGGTGTGGAATGAGCGCGGCCTCGCCGTCGTCGCCCAGACCGAGCGCTATCACGATGCGGACGGTCACCGACGCGTCCGGCCGGACCGAGCCGGATCAGCCCATTCACTGCGGGGTCACCCACGCCGAACTGACCAAGGTCTCGGTCATCCGCTCCAACGGGTCCCTTGTCACCGGCTCCCTGGACATGGCGGCCGGTACGTGGACACCGTCTCACCCCCTCAGCCTCGACGCCCGCTACACGGTCACCGCGACGGCCACCGACTCATCCGGAAAGTCGGTCACCAAGCGTCTGAACATTGAGACGGTCAATCCGGCCGCCACCGTCACGGCGCAGTCCATCACCCCCGCCACTGGGGCCGAGGTCGGCAACGCACAGCCCGTCACCGTGGTGTTCACCAAGCCCGTGACCGATGAAGCCGCCGTACAGAAAGTGCTGTCCGTGACCGACACCGACCGCGTCACGGGAGCCTGGCACTGGATGACCAACCGGCGTGTCGACTACCGTCCGCGCACCTCCTGGCCGCTGGGAGACAAGATCACCGTAGAGGGCGACCTCGAAGGCGTGAACACCGGCAAAGGCCTCTGGGCGACCGGCGACTACACCCACTCCTTCACGGTCGACTCCGACGTCCACGCGGTAGTCGATCCCCACACCCAGTCCATGGCGGTCTACCGGGGCAGTGAACTGATCCGGACACTCCCTGTATCGAGTGGCGGGTCGCACTACCGGACCTGGGGTGGCTACCTGGTGGTGCTGGACAAGGAGGCGAAGATCCAGATGTCCTCGTGCAGCGTCGGACTCAGCTGCACCCCCGGAAATCCGGACTACTACAACCTGCCGGTCCTTTGGGACGTCCACTTGACCTGGAGCGGTACGTACATCCACGACGCGTCATGGGACAACGCGGCCATCGGCAGGGTGGACAACTCCCACGGATGCGTCCACCTCGGCGCATCAGACGCGAAGTGGTTCTACAACACCGTGCAGCCGGGAGATCTGGTCCGGGTCATCAACCCGTCCAAGCCGGTGGCGCTCGACAACGGGGACGGAGACTGGAACCTGTCCTGGTCGCAGTGGAGCATCCCCAACGCCACCCGGTGA
- a CDS encoding LCP family protein encodes MQRDPAPGVRPRNRRRRITWGVLTLVLTVLTVFAGTYAWADQKLDRTVNLGALPDQPPPDKGTTYLVAGSDNRQNLTPQQRKALHTGNDDEGSYGNSDSMMLLHIGADGDTLVSLPRDSYVTIPAFTGPNGVRHPATANKLNAAFSLGGGQLLAETVEYNTGIHIDHYAEIGFGGFVDLVNALGGVTVCLDRPIVDQASGADLKAGCRKLDGRESLELVRERHQEAGQDLSRMANQQRFLAAVAHQAEAPSTLLNPFRLYPALGAGIGTLTVDKNMTPYDLARMFLGLKGISGGSGHELTVPIADANHYTPNAGDAVLWNMTQAKTLFGELENDQPVTIGTNDAHSDLNGGQRSSAVDT; translated from the coding sequence ATGCAGCGTGATCCGGCGCCGGGCGTGAGGCCCCGCAACCGGCGCCGCAGAATCACCTGGGGCGTGCTGACGTTGGTCCTCACGGTGCTCACGGTCTTTGCGGGTACGTACGCCTGGGCGGACCAGAAACTGGACCGTACGGTGAACCTCGGCGCCCTCCCGGACCAGCCGCCCCCGGACAAGGGCACCACGTATCTCGTCGCCGGTTCGGACAACCGACAGAACCTGACGCCGCAACAGCGAAAGGCACTTCACACCGGCAACGACGACGAGGGCTCCTACGGCAACAGCGACTCGATGATGCTGCTGCACATCGGCGCCGACGGTGACACCCTGGTCAGTCTGCCGCGCGACAGTTACGTGACCATACCGGCGTTCACCGGCCCGAACGGCGTGCGGCATCCGGCGACGGCCAACAAGCTCAACGCGGCATTCTCCCTGGGCGGCGGCCAACTGCTGGCGGAGACCGTCGAATACAACACGGGCATTCACATCGACCATTACGCGGAGATCGGCTTCGGCGGCTTCGTCGATCTCGTCAACGCACTCGGTGGCGTCACCGTGTGCCTGGACCGGCCGATCGTGGACCAGGCCTCGGGGGCCGACCTCAAGGCGGGCTGCCGGAAGCTGGACGGCCGGGAGTCCCTCGAACTGGTCCGGGAGCGCCACCAGGAGGCGGGCCAGGACCTCAGCAGAATGGCGAACCAGCAGAGGTTCCTGGCCGCCGTCGCCCACCAGGCGGAGGCCCCGTCCACCCTCCTCAACCCGTTCCGGCTCTACCCGGCACTCGGCGCGGGCATCGGGACGCTGACCGTGGACAAGAACATGACCCCGTACGACCTGGCGCGGATGTTCCTGGGCCTGAAGGGGATTTCCGGCGGGAGCGGACACGAGTTGACGGTTCCGATCGCGGACGCGAACCACTACACACCGAACGCCGGTGACGCGGTGCTGTGGAACATGACACAGGCCAAGACCCTCTTCGGTGAACTGGAGAACGACCAGCCGGTCACCATCGGCACCAACGACGCCCACTCCGATCTCAACGGCGGCCAGCGCTCTTCCGCCGTCGACACGTGA